A genomic window from Solanum stenotomum isolate F172 chromosome 10, ASM1918654v1, whole genome shotgun sequence includes:
- the LOC125842839 gene encoding uncharacterized protein LOC125842839, producing MGKFEFALTLGISIMHVPKMNFHFTGYEAMPFMDGSSGYNQIRMSPKDEELSAFRTPKGIYCYKVMPFDLKNAGATYQRAMQNIFDNILHKNVECYVDDLVVKSRKKCDHLQDLRMVFDLLRRYQLRMNPLKCAFGVIYGKFLSFIVRHRGIKIDQVKVDAILKMVEPRNIPELKSLQGKLAYLRRFMSNLAGKCQPFSRLMKKGTLFEWDQACSNAFESIKSYLTKPPVLAASVPGKPLILYISAQERSVGAFLAQENGKGKENSLYYLSRMMTPNELKYSPIEKLCLALLFSIQKMKHYFQAHVVRLISKANPIKFVMSKPVLNDRLARWYLQFQQFEIVYVSQKAVKGQALADFLADHPLPDDWELTNELPDEDAMVVEVQPPWKMYFDGASHREGAGAGVIFVTYREEILPYSFTLTQCCSNNVAEYQALILGLEMEVDMKQLQLQVFGDFELVINQLLGSYEFKKLKLRLYHDYAQKLIRWLGDVTLQHVPRKENKKVDALAALASTLTLPDQAQITIRQKWIVPPDVDEESKFEHLVAVSQVEIVDWRHALIDYLCYNILPEDPKKRTEIRRRAPRFLYYKDTLYRRSFEGVLLRCLGEKEAIQAMQEAHSGVCGSHQSRPKLHFHIKIMGYYWPTMVKDCLDYARRCQACQFHANFMHQPPEVLHSTVASWPFDAWGLDVVGPLPKSSSGHLYILAATDYFSKWAEAVALKEVKKENVANFIRVNIIYRFGIPSYILTDNGKLFTNKLMDKICDLFGFKQRNSSMYYAASNGLAEAFNKTLCNLLKKVVSKSKRDWHDRMEEALWAYRTTHRTPTQATPYSLVFGTEAILPLERQLPSLRLAIQEGLIEEENACLRLEELDSLDEKRLEAQQSLECYQARLSRAFNKKVHLRSFQVGDQVLAVRRPIIISHKSKSKFTSKWDGPYVIQEVYSSGAYKIVDANGLRIGPINGKFLKKYYP from the coding sequence ATGGGCAAATTCGAGTTTGCGTTGACTTTAGGGATCTCAATAATGCATGTCCCAAAGATGAATTTCCACTTCACTGGGTATGAGGCGATGCCTTTTATGGATGGTTCATCCGGCTACAATCAGATCCGCATGTCGCCAAAGGATGAAGAGTTGTCCGCATTCCGCACTCCTAAGGGCATTTATTGCTACAAAGTAATGCCTTTCGATTTGAAGAACGCAGGAGCAACATACCAAAGAGCTATGCAAAACATCTTTGATAACATTCTTCACAAAAATGTTGAatgttatgttgatgatttagtagtgaaatcaagaaaaaagtgTGATCACTTGCAAGACTTGAGGATGGTGTTTGATCTACTACGAAGGTATCAACTTAGAATGAATCCTTTGAAATGTGCGTTTGGAGTTATCTATGGAAAATTCCTTAGCTTCATTGTACGACATCGAGGAATAAAAATTGATCAAGTAAAAGTAGATGCAATTCTGAAGATGGTAGAGCCAAGAAACATTCCTGAATTGAAGAGTCTACAAGGGAAGCTAGCATATCTTAGGAGATTCATGTCGAATCTAGCAGGAAAGTGCCAACCATTCAGCCGCCTTATGAAAAAGGGCACTCTTTTCGAATGGGACCAAGCTTGTAGTAATGCCTTTGAGAGCATCAAGTCTTACTTAACAAAACCACCAGTTTTAGCAGCTTCTGTTCCTGGAAAGCCATTGATACTTTACATATCAGCTCAAGAAAGATCAGTGGGAGCATTCTTAGCCCAAGAGAATGGCAAAGGGAAAGAAAATTCCCTTTACTACTTGAGTAGGATGATGACACCAAATGAGTTGAAGTACTCGCCAATCGAAAAGCTATGTTTGGCCTTACTCTTCTCAATTCAGAAGATGAAACACTACTTTCAAGCTCACGTCGTCCGTCTTATTTCTAAAGCCAACCCCATCAAATTTGTGATGTCGAAACCTGTCCTCAATGATCGACTAGCAAGATGGTATCTCCAGTTTCAGCAATTTGAAATTGTGTATGTTTCTCAAAAGGCAGTAAAAGGGCAAGCATTGGCAGACTTCTTAGCAGACCACCCGCTACCTGATGATTGGGAACTCACTAATGAATTACCTGATGAAGATGCAATGGTTGTTGAAGTTCAACCGCCTTGGAAGATGTATTTTGATGGGGCCTCACATCGCGAAGGAGCTGGCGCTGGGGTAATATTTGTCACTTATCGAGAGGAGATCTTGCCGTATTCCTTCACCTTAACGCAATGTTGCTCCAATAATGTTGCAGAATATCAAGCCTTAATACTTGGGCTTGAGATGGAGGTTGATATGAAGCAATTGCAATTACAAGTTTTTGGAGACTTTGAATTAGTGATCAATCAATTGTTGGGTAGCTATGAATTCAAAAAGTTAAAATTGCGTCTCTATCATGACTATGCACAAAAATTGATTAGATGGCTCGGAGATGTAACTCTTCAACATGTTCCAAGAAAGGAGAATAAGAAAGTTGATGCTTTAGCCGCTTTGGCTTCAACTTTAACTTTGCCTGATCAAGCGCAAATCACTATCCGCCAAAAATGGATAGTACCACCGGATGTGGATGAAGAAAGCAAATTTGAACATCTTGTAGCTGTCTCACAGGTTGAGATAGTCGATTGGAGACATGCTCTGATTGATTACTTGTGTTACAATATACTTCCAGAAGATCCAAAGAAAAGGACTGAAATTCGTCGTCGTGCTCCTAGGTTTCTTTACTACAAAGATACTCTATATCGAAGATCATTTGAGGGAGTCCTCTTGCGTTGTTTGGGGGAAAAAGAAGCGATTCAAGCTATGCAAGAAGCACATTCTGGAGTTTGTGGATCACATCAATCTAGGCCCAAGTTACactttcatataaaaataatgggGTATTATTGGCCAACAATGGTAAAAGATTGCTTGGATTATGCTCGAAGATGTCAAGCATGCCAATTTCATGCAAACTTTATGCACCAACCTCCTGAAGTATTACATTCGACTGTTGCATCTTGGCCATTTGATGCTTGGGGGCTAGACGTGGTTGGACCACTACCTAAATCTTCTAGTGGTCACTTGTACATCTTGGCTGCAACAGATTACTTCTCAAAATGGGCTGAGGCTGTAGCCCTCAAAGAAGTAAAGAAGGAAAATGTTGCAAACTTCATCAGGGTGAACATCATATATCGTTTTGGCATTCCTAGTTATATACTAACAGATAATGGAAAGCTATTCACCAATAAATTGATGGATAAGATCTGCGACCTTTTTGGCTTCAAGCAACGTAATTCATCAATGTATTATGCTGCTTCAAATGGACTAGCTGAAGCATTTAACAAGACCTTGTGCAACTTGTTAAAAAAGGTCGTCTCCAAATCTAAAAGAGATTGGCATGATAGAATGGAAGAAGCTCTTTGGGCATACAGGACGACTCATCGCACGCCGACTCAAGCAACTCCCTATTCTCTTGTTTTTGGAACTGAAGCAATCCTTCCACTTGAACGACAATTACCGTCATTGAGGCTTGCCATCCAAGAAGGActtattgaagaagaaaatgcttGTCTGCGCCTTGAAGAGTTAGACTCTCTCGATGAGAAAAGGTTGGAAGCTCAACAAAGTCTTGAGTGTTATCAAGCTCGTCTTTCTCGGGCTTTCAACAAAAAGGTTCACCTAAGGTCTTTCCAAGTCGGTGATCAAGTCCTTGCGGTAAGAAGACCAATTATCATATCTCATAAATCGAAAAGCAAGTTCACATCAAAATGGGATGGACCATATGTCATTCAAGAAGTCTATTCAAGCGGAGCTTACAAAATTGTGGATGCAAATGGCTTGCGGATCGGTCCCATCAACGGAAAATTCTTGAAGAAGTACTATCCTTGA
- the LOC125842483 gene encoding uncharacterized protein LOC125842483, producing the protein MEYERIHKVQSGIISPSKLRMKLIGPHHQKKKKEGSNSHSSTTSPARLHDDSEFVNNSLLAAQSGGDFEEEYCNLEATENKLPGNSRQGDEDLNSCLPKVNGDSARVKRQQSSKMDGGNSSSVHPVKGCEDENFDYDSTSSFEFHKGERSMHHHSITSRSFSRPMSSKWNDAEKWIMNRQNVQPNHSKKVQLQNQPYRGPATSMVRVAPESTSYESKLAVKKVDFCQPACQLVPEKFDFDHPGSQSRGNGPNAVSLDLCPESKDLTEVVSGDSCLTEDRTVGPAIRSVSMRDMGTEMTPIPSQEPSRTATPVGATTPLRSPTSSIPSTPRRGEPVPTPTENYIDNASQTSTENNKRELSEEELKMKTRKEIVALGVQLGKMNIAAWASKDEKDKSKADAAEAERMEYAKRAAAWEEVEKSKDTARYKREEIKIQDWESQHKAKLEAELRKIEAQVEQMRAQAQAKMVKKIAMARQKSEEKRAAAEARRNQQAEKTTEQVQYIRQTGRLPSSSFTCCGWL; encoded by the exons ATGGAGTACGAAAGGATTCACAAAGTGCAG AGTGGTATAATATCTCCAAGTAAGCTGAGGATGAAGCTTATAGGGCCTCACcatcaaaagaagaagaaagaaggatcAAATAGTCATTCCTCAACAACTTCACCTGCTAGGCTTCACGACGATTCTGAGTTTGTCAACAACAGTTTATTGGCTGCCCAAAGTGGTGGAGATTTTGAGGAAGAGT ATTGCAATTTAGAAGCTACAGAAAATAAATTGCCAGGAAATTCTAGGCAAGGTGACGAGGATTTGAATTCTTGCCTGCCAAAAGTAAATGGAGATTCTGCTCGTGTGAAAAGACAGCAATCTTCCAAGATGGATGGCGGAAATTCTAGTTCAGTCCATCCAGTTAAAGGATGTGAAGATGAGAATTTTGATTATGATAGTACATCCAGCTTTGAGTTTCATAAAGGGGAGAGATCAATGCACCACCATTCAATAACATCAAGGTCATTTTCACGCCCTATGTCTTCCAAGTGGAATGATGCCGAGAAGTGGATAATGAATAGGCAAAATGTGCAACCTAATCATTCCAAGAAGGTTCAATTACAGAACCAACCATACCGGGGCCCTGCCACTAGCATGGTTAGAGTTGCTCCAGAATCGACTAGTTATGAAAGTAAATTGGCCGTTAAAAAGGTAGATTTTTGTCAACCGGCATGTCAGTTAGTCCCCGAgaagtttgattttgatcatCCTGGTTCTCAAAGTCGAGGAAACGGGCCGAATGCCGTGTCACTTGACCTTTGCCCTGAAAGTAAGGATTTGACTGAGGTGGTCAGTGGGGACTCTTGTTTGACTGAAGATAGAACAG TTGGCCCTGCAATAAGATCAGTCTCCATGAGAGATATGGGAACAGAAATGACACCTATTCCAAGTCAAGAACCTTCAAGAACGGCTACACCTGTTGGTGCAACAACTCCACTCCGCAGTCCCACTTCTTCAATCCCATCTACACCTCGTAGAGGAGAACCAGTTCCGACGCCTACAGAGAATTACATTGACAATGCTTCTCAAACTTCAACAGAAAACAATAAAAGGGAATTGTCGGAGGAAGAATTAAAGATGAAGACAAGAAAAGAGATTGTAGCCCTTGGTGTCCAACTTGGTAAAATGAATATAGCTGCTTGGGCGAGCAAAGATGAGAAGGATAAAAGCAAGGCTGATGCTGCTGAGGCTGAACGAATGGAATATGCTAAAAGGGCAGCTGCTTGGGAGGAAGTGGAAAAGTCAAAAGACACTGCAAG ATATAAGCGTGAAGAGATAAAAATCCAAGATTGGGAAAGCCAGCACAAAGCAAAGCTAGAGGCAGAATTGAGGAAAATAGAG GCACAAGTTGAACAAATGAGAGCACAAGCTCAAGCAAAGATGGTGAAGAAGATTGCAATGGCAAGACAAAAATCAGAAGAAAAGCGTGCTGCAGCTGAAGCTAGAAGAAATCAGCAAGCTGAAAAAACTACAGAGCAAGTTCAATACATACGCCAGACAGGTCGACTTCCTTCTTCGTCTTTCACATGTTGTGGCTGGTTATGA